The following coding sequences are from one Leptospirales bacterium window:
- a CDS encoding exodeoxyribonuclease VII small subunit, with protein MTARKKEPGFEEALDQLEEITRQLEGGQLTLDESIQAFERGMELRKLCLEMLQKAEKKLEYLERQADGALARKPIDSPEDAARSAVSQSRLFQE; from the coding sequence ATGACAGCGCGCAAAAAAGAACCTGGCTTTGAAGAGGCCCTCGATCAGCTGGAAGAAATTACACGGCAGCTGGAAGGCGGGCAGCTGACGCTGGATGAATCCATTCAGGCCTTCGAACGCGGCATGGAATTGCGCAAGCTCTGCCTGGAGATGCTGCAAAAGGCGGAGAAGAAGCTGGAATATCTGGAGCGTCAGGCCGACGGGGCCCTCGCCCGCAAGCCAATCGATAGTCCCGAGGACGCGGCGCGCAGTGCGGTAAGTCAGTCGCGTCTGTTTCAGGAATAG
- a CDS encoding TRAM domain-containing protein: protein MVAVGDRLTLRIEKWVQNGYCLAHEPNGRPVFVHGALPGETVELRIQKAVESHSFATTERIVESAPERQDPSCSLFPRCGGCSFRHLEREAELQLKRTLLDEFDALATCFAEAAPRAFAGPPDGYRNHLQLHGGPNGPGYFEPFSNRSLPLPPEGCALAPPQLLDWIATHPGEGKKLVYRLHQDQAHGPLQAEDPPLQEIIALDDDHSFSIEFGPLGFFQVNRYLIPAWLQELRRLVPPGQPTSCELYCGAGLIACALRDLLGEYEGFEISSEALHYARRNFKRLGLSGKFYAQDLDRQPAPLGGAPRLLLVNPPRAGIGRAQMDVILQRRPKRLIYSSCNPASLNRDLRRLRQAGYRASGSAWFDFFPRTPHVETLLALDIPS from the coding sequence TTGGTCGCAGTCGGCGATCGCCTTACGTTGCGCATCGAAAAGTGGGTTCAGAACGGCTATTGCCTGGCGCACGAACCGAATGGCCGGCCCGTCTTTGTTCATGGCGCGCTGCCGGGAGAAACAGTTGAACTCCGCATACAAAAAGCTGTAGAGTCACATAGTTTTGCGACGACCGAGCGCATCGTTGAATCCGCGCCCGAAAGACAGGACCCCTCCTGTTCGCTCTTTCCGCGTTGTGGCGGATGCTCCTTTCGCCATCTGGAGCGCGAAGCGGAGCTGCAGCTCAAGCGAACGCTGCTCGATGAATTTGACGCCCTTGCCACCTGCTTTGCCGAGGCTGCGCCGCGGGCCTTCGCCGGTCCGCCCGATGGCTATCGCAATCATCTGCAATTGCACGGCGGACCGAACGGCCCCGGTTACTTTGAGCCCTTCAGCAATCGAAGCCTGCCTCTGCCGCCAGAGGGCTGCGCCCTGGCTCCGCCGCAGCTGCTGGACTGGATTGCAACACACCCCGGCGAAGGCAAGAAACTGGTCTATCGCCTGCACCAGGACCAGGCGCACGGACCGCTGCAGGCTGAAGATCCGCCCCTGCAAGAGATCATCGCCCTCGACGACGATCATTCCTTCAGCATTGAGTTTGGCCCGCTTGGCTTTTTCCAGGTGAATCGTTATCTGATTCCGGCCTGGCTGCAGGAGCTGCGTCGTCTGGTTCCCCCGGGGCAGCCGACCAGCTGCGAACTGTACTGTGGCGCTGGCTTAATTGCCTGCGCCCTGCGCGATTTACTTGGAGAGTACGAAGGATTTGAAATCTCCAGCGAGGCGCTGCACTACGCGCGACGTAACTTCAAACGTCTGGGGCTTTCGGGCAAATTCTACGCGCAAGATCTGGATCGTCAGCCGGCGCCCCTGGGGGGCGCGCCGCGTCTGCTGCTGGTCAATCCGCCGCGCGCGGGAATTGGTCGAGCGCAAATGGATGTCATACTTCAAAGACGACCGAAACGCTTGATCTATTCCTCCTGCAATCCGGCCAGCCTCAACCGCGATCTGCGCCGATTGCGCCAGGCAGGCTACCGCGCCAGCGGCAGCGCCTGGTTTGATTTTTTTCCACGCACGCCGCATGTAGAAACACTGCTGGCCCTGGATATTCCTTCTTGA
- the gltX gene encoding glutamate--tRNA ligase yields MTSPRIRTRFAPSPTGYLHIGGARTALFNFLYARSQGGDFIIRIEDTDQERSTPESEKTIMESLSWLGIVEDEGPIKGGPYAPYRQSERLDTYQRYVDQLRKKGQAYPCFCSDEELGEKQEKAKFLGLPYVYDGKCRSLSDEEIERRAAAGELYAIRFRVEPREISVDDAVQGKVKFDSRLIGDFIIVKSDGFPSYNFAVVVDDHEMKITHVIRGVGHLSNTPRQIMIHEALDLPLPSYSHISEIVGTDKKKLSKRRGAASVLFFRDLGYLSEALTNYMALLGWYPRDGVEYMPEGELARKFDVAQCSKSPAMFDFFLTENASEDLDPASLPREELHKYINRKSKLNWLNNRYLRETPVDKIWPLVLAFCQKDVFAAAVAAATPDKLRQSFESVRVYLDTLDELPAYVRELFKDNAEIADGVARAVLDEPLALEAVQAFVAVIGESKPTTPDGFSAAMKEAGKRSGAKGRGLFMPIRVASTASMQGLELPTLFSILGAEAVAERIRRVLNAAGLAFSG; encoded by the coding sequence ATGACGTCGCCTCGCATTCGCACACGTTTTGCCCCCTCGCCCACCGGTTATCTGCACATTGGCGGCGCGCGCACTGCGCTGTTCAACTTTCTCTATGCGCGCTCGCAGGGCGGCGACTTCATCATTCGCATTGAGGATACCGATCAAGAACGCAGTACGCCGGAATCAGAAAAAACCATCATGGAATCGCTCTCCTGGCTGGGCATCGTCGAGGATGAGGGCCCGATCAAAGGCGGTCCCTATGCGCCTTACCGTCAATCGGAGCGGCTGGATACCTACCAGCGCTACGTCGACCAATTGCGCAAGAAGGGCCAGGCCTATCCCTGCTTTTGCAGCGACGAGGAGCTGGGCGAGAAACAGGAAAAAGCAAAGTTTCTGGGCCTGCCTTATGTATACGACGGCAAATGCCGCAGCCTGAGCGACGAAGAGATCGAACGTAGAGCGGCGGCCGGCGAACTGTATGCCATTCGCTTTCGCGTTGAGCCGCGCGAGATTTCCGTCGATGACGCAGTACAGGGCAAGGTGAAGTTTGACTCGCGCCTGATTGGCGACTTCATCATTGTAAAATCTGACGGCTTTCCCTCTTACAACTTTGCAGTGGTGGTCGATGACCACGAGATGAAAATCACCCACGTGATTCGCGGGGTGGGCCACCTTTCCAATACGCCGCGCCAGATCATGATTCACGAGGCGCTGGATCTGCCGCTGCCATCCTATTCGCACATTAGCGAGATTGTTGGCACAGATAAGAAAAAGCTCTCCAAGCGTCGCGGCGCCGCTTCCGTATTGTTCTTTCGCGACCTGGGTTACCTTTCCGAGGCGCTCACCAACTATATGGCCCTGCTGGGCTGGTATCCGCGCGACGGAGTGGAATACATGCCCGAGGGCGAACTGGCGCGCAAATTCGATGTCGCCCAGTGTTCCAAGAGCCCGGCGATGTTCGACTTCTTCCTTACCGAAAACGCCAGCGAGGACCTGGACCCGGCATCCCTGCCGCGCGAGGAATTGCACAAGTACATCAATCGCAAGTCCAAGTTGAACTGGCTGAACAATCGCTATTTGCGCGAAACGCCCGTCGATAAGATCTGGCCGCTGGTTCTGGCCTTCTGCCAGAAGGACGTTTTTGCGGCCGCCGTGGCGGCGGCGACGCCGGATAAACTGCGGCAGAGTTTCGAATCGGTGCGCGTCTATCTGGACACGCTGGACGAGTTGCCGGCATACGTGCGCGAACTGTTTAAAGACAACGCGGAAATCGCCGACGGCGTCGCGCGCGCTGTCCTCGATGAGCCGCTGGCGCTGGAGGCCGTGCAGGCTTTCGTGGCCGTGATTGGCGAAAGCAAACCGACCACGCCCGATGGCTTTTCGGCGGCGATGAAGGAGGCCGGCAAGCGCAGCGGCGCCAAAGGCCGCGGACTGTTCATGCCCATTCGCGTGGCCAGCACCGCCTCCATGCAGGGGCTGGAACTGCCGACGCTCTTCTCGATCCTGGGCGCCGAAGCGGTGGCTGAACGTATCCGGCGCGTTCTCAATGCTGCGGGCCTTGCCTTTTCTGGTTGA
- a CDS encoding glucose-1-phosphate thymidylyltransferase: MSIVLLLDGDEAIARPLTRMRSRFSLRDGIYSPLQRLRRKHQNAQFFYYHPDAAHESSIARLEGLEPARVLLGAEANSIAAAEILATQRGAAAIPAAPLLDALDAIGPRLQKDLDLWGQLSGALRSPAELKALGVQLIGDLDRLYVHANVQLTPGIVIDLRSGPVILDDNVSISAFSYLEGPLYAGPGAYIDNARITGGVIIGAKCRVGGEIENSIFGDFSNKHHEGFVGHSWLGAWVNLGALSTTSDLKNNYGEIRPLQPPSAAELERGQRSAGAPWSSGRIKLGAIIGDCVKTAIGTMIPSGALIDAGANVFGGPAPRYTPPFAWGPGGERYRADRFFADCERIFARRQQSPHSELFALAARFTR, translated from the coding sequence ATGAGCATCGTTCTGTTGCTCGACGGCGATGAAGCCATCGCCCGTCCGCTGACCCGCATGCGGTCGCGATTTTCGTTGCGCGACGGGATCTATTCGCCCTTGCAGCGCTTGCGCCGCAAGCACCAGAACGCTCAGTTTTTCTACTACCACCCGGATGCCGCTCACGAAAGTTCGATTGCGCGCCTTGAGGGTCTGGAGCCAGCGCGCGTACTGCTTGGCGCCGAGGCCAATAGCATCGCCGCTGCCGAAATTCTGGCCACGCAGCGCGGCGCAGCGGCGATTCCCGCGGCGCCCTTGCTCGATGCACTGGACGCTATCGGACCGCGCCTGCAGAAGGATTTGGATCTCTGGGGCCAGCTTAGCGGCGCCCTGCGATCTCCCGCCGAGCTCAAGGCCCTCGGCGTGCAGTTGATCGGCGATCTCGATCGACTCTATGTACATGCGAACGTTCAGTTGACGCCAGGCATCGTAATCGACCTTCGATCCGGGCCGGTAATCCTGGACGACAATGTCAGCATCAGCGCCTTCAGCTATCTGGAGGGACCGCTCTACGCCGGGCCCGGGGCTTACATTGACAATGCACGAATCACCGGCGGAGTTATCATTGGCGCCAAATGCCGCGTTGGCGGCGAGATCGAGAATTCCATCTTTGGCGACTTCAGCAACAAACACCACGAAGGCTTTGTTGGCCACAGCTGGCTGGGCGCCTGGGTAAACCTCGGCGCGCTGAGCACTACGTCCGATCTCAAGAACAACTACGGCGAAATTCGCCCGCTACAACCGCCCTCGGCGGCCGAGCTGGAGCGCGGACAGCGATCGGCGGGAGCGCCGTGGAGCAGCGGTCGGATCAAGCTTGGCGCCATCATCGGCGATTGCGTCAAGACAGCGATCGGCACCATGATCCCCAGCGGGGCCCTGATTGACGCCGGCGCCAATGTCTTTGGCGGTCCGGCGCCGCGTTACACGCCGCCCTTTGCCTGGGGACCGGGCGGGGAACGCTACCGCGCCGACCGTTTCTTTGCCGATTGCGAGCGCATTTTCGCCAGGCGTCAGCAGAGCCCGCATTCCGAGCTCTTTGCCCTGGCCGCTCGATTCACGCGCTGA
- a CDS encoding DNA starvation/stationary phase protection protein, which produces MKINTGIGDSDRAAISAGLRKVLADTYTLYLKTHNYHWNVTGPMFDSLHRLFMEQYTELWNAVDLVAERIRSLGEFAPGTYEQFAKLTKIKEESQPPKAAEMLQNLVGGHETLIETLREAFPAAEQANDQATMDLLTQRLQIHEKTAWMLRTMLE; this is translated from the coding sequence ATGAAGATCAATACCGGAATTGGCGATAGCGACCGCGCCGCAATCAGCGCCGGACTGCGCAAGGTGCTGGCGGATACCTACACGCTATACTTGAAGACTCATAACTATCACTGGAACGTCACCGGGCCGATGTTTGACAGCTTGCATCGCCTGTTCATGGAACAATACACTGAACTCTGGAATGCCGTCGACCTGGTAGCAGAACGCATTCGCTCGCTGGGCGAATTTGCCCCGGGAACCTACGAACAATTTGCAAAGCTGACCAAAATCAAAGAGGAAAGCCAGCCGCCAAAGGCTGCGGAAATGCTGCAGAATCTGGTGGGCGGTCACGAGACGCTCATCGAAACGCTGCGCGAGGCCTTCCCGGCTGCCGAACAGGCCAACGATCAGGCCACCATGGACCTGCTGACGCAGCGCCTGCAGATCCACGAAAAAACGGCCTGGATGCTGCGGACCATGCTGGAATAG
- a CDS encoding acyl carrier protein, giving the protein MGQPSTEELLERVRQVLREHCAVQKTALPESRLAEDLGLDSVGLLTLAVELENSYRIRLGETPDQAPRTVDDVLQLLLQRLREGETV; this is encoded by the coding sequence ATGGGTCAACCATCGACGGAAGAGCTGCTGGAGCGCGTGCGTCAGGTGTTGCGCGAACATTGCGCCGTACAGAAAACGGCGCTTCCGGAGAGCCGTCTGGCCGAGGACCTGGGATTGGACTCCGTCGGCCTTTTGACCCTGGCGGTGGAACTCGAAAATAGCTATCGTATCCGTCTGGGTGAAACGCCGGATCAAGCGCCGCGCACCGTGGATGATGTGCTGCAGCTTTTGCTACAGCGCTTGCGCGAAGGCGAAACAGTATGA
- a CDS encoding AAA family ATPase, with the protein MARQIAVINFKGGVGKTTLTVNLARDWPDLQQLTAVLGIA; encoded by the coding sequence ATGGCTCGGCAGATCGCAGTGATCAACTTCAAGGGCGGAGTCGGCAAGACAACGCTGACTGTGAATCTTGCGAGAGACTGGCCCGATTTACAACAACTTACAGCCGTATTGGGCATTGCCTGA
- the glmS gene encoding glutamine--fructose-6-phosphate transaminase (isomerizing) — MCGIVAYIGSKSVNSVLLVGLTRLEYRGYDSAGVAVLDNGELQVRKERGKIKDLEALLQAHPVEGVAGIGHTRWATHGEPNRANAHPHTDTSGHLAVVHNGIIENHYELRQELIREGHLFHSETDTEVIPHLIEQEMRAGATIEEALFRTMQRLHGRYAFVMLYDGAPDRIFFARDGSPLIFGHGRNETFLASDVPAIVPLAREHYVFENGEWGWITQDHLHVMNGDRQPRHVDLKKIEITVNDLDRGGYEHFMLKEIMEQPGMLRRVIQERCNDAGRILFPEATLANDFLIRLSKIMITSAGTSWHAGLVGKMYLERLTKITTEVDISSEFRYRNPIAEGDTQVLAISQSGETADTIAGIYEAKSKFLKVLSFVNNANSTIARESDSFIQLMAGPEIGVASTKAYTAQLMHLLLYAIYISGVKWMLDRSDRMALIEEIRSLPDKMDRILERADEIKQWASDFRETRDFIFLGRSWNYPTALEGALKLKEISYIHASGYAGGEFKHGPIALITEEVPVVCIAPKSDIFDKMISNIEEVKARKGKIISIYTEGDEKTPKLSDYSFAIPECSELLSPLLAVVPLQLLAYYVAVDRGCEPDQPRNLAKSVTVE, encoded by the coding sequence ATGTGCGGCATCGTCGCTTATATCGGTTCTAAGTCAGTCAATTCCGTTCTGCTGGTGGGGCTGACGCGTCTTGAATATCGCGGCTACGACTCCGCGGGCGTGGCAGTACTGGACAACGGCGAATTGCAGGTGCGCAAAGAGCGCGGCAAGATCAAGGACCTGGAAGCGCTGCTCCAGGCCCATCCGGTAGAGGGCGTGGCCGGCATTGGCCACACGCGCTGGGCCACGCATGGCGAGCCCAATCGCGCCAACGCCCACCCGCATACCGATACCAGCGGCCATCTGGCCGTCGTCCACAATGGGATCATTGAAAATCACTACGAACTGCGCCAGGAATTGATCCGCGAAGGTCACCTGTTTCACTCCGAAACGGACACGGAAGTGATTCCGCACCTGATTGAACAGGAGATGCGCGCCGGCGCTACGATTGAGGAGGCGCTCTTTCGTACGATGCAGCGTCTGCACGGCCGCTATGCCTTTGTCATGCTCTACGACGGAGCGCCCGATCGCATCTTCTTTGCTCGCGATGGCTCGCCGTTAATATTTGGACATGGACGCAACGAAACCTTTCTGGCCAGCGACGTGCCCGCCATCGTACCCCTGGCCCGCGAGCACTACGTTTTCGAAAACGGCGAGTGGGGCTGGATCACGCAGGACCATCTTCATGTAATGAATGGCGATCGCCAGCCGCGCCACGTGGATCTCAAGAAAATCGAAATCACAGTCAATGACCTCGATCGCGGCGGCTACGAGCATTTTATGCTCAAAGAAATTATGGAACAGCCAGGCATGTTGCGCCGGGTGATCCAGGAGCGTTGCAATGACGCCGGTCGAATTCTCTTTCCGGAAGCCACGCTGGCCAATGACTTCCTGATTCGCCTTTCCAAGATCATGATCACCAGCGCCGGCACATCATGGCACGCCGGGCTGGTCGGCAAGATGTACCTGGAACGCCTGACCAAGATCACTACCGAAGTCGATATCAGTTCCGAGTTCCGCTATCGCAATCCAATCGCCGAGGGGGATACCCAGGTACTGGCAATTTCCCAGAGCGGCGAGACGGCGGACACCATTGCCGGCATCTACGAGGCCAAATCCAAATTTCTAAAAGTATTGTCCTTCGTGAACAACGCCAACAGCACCATCGCCCGCGAATCGGACTCTTTCATTCAGCTGATGGCCGGGCCGGAGATTGGCGTCGCCTCGACCAAGGCTTATACCGCGCAGTTGATGCACCTCCTGCTCTACGCCATTTACATCAGCGGCGTGAAGTGGATGCTCGATCGCAGCGATCGCATGGCCCTGATCGAAGAGATTCGCTCGCTGCCGGACAAGATGGATCGAATCCTGGAGCGCGCCGACGAGATCAAACAGTGGGCCTCCGATTTTCGCGAAACGCGCGACTTCATTTTCCTGGGACGCTCCTGGAACTATCCGACAGCCCTCGAAGGCGCGCTCAAATTGAAAGAAATCTCCTATATCCATGCCTCCGGCTACGCCGGCGGCGAATTCAAGCACGGTCCGATAGCATTGATCACGGAAGAAGTGCCGGTGGTCTGTATTGCGCCAAAGAGCGACATCTTTGACAAGATGATCTCGAACATCGAAGAAGTCAAGGCGCGCAAGGGCAAGATCATATCAATCTACACCGAAGGCGACGAGAAGACGCCGAAGCTCAGCGACTACTCTTTTGCGATTCCCGAATGTTCCGAGCTGCTCTCGCCCTTGCTTGCCGTTGTTCCGCTGCAGCTGCTGGCTTATTATGTGGCTGTCGATCGCGGTTGCGAGCCGGACCAGCCGCGCAACCTGGCAAAATCAGTAACCGTGGAGTAA